One genomic region from Reichenbachiella ulvae encodes:
- a CDS encoding DUF349 domain-containing protein encodes MDIPFGHIEDGKLFRNAVGDFEEIELKMLEGNSTDDSVAHYKERFDKLESKFQVVEKKINNSGNKGSFLSSLLNIQSQLGAHEGLGDYQGLNDRIQQYVNMLEDYVAKNRQKNTDIKTALLLELEAILANNDIEEAFEQIKDLKARWIKTGSPNEEVKEELESKFKEGVDGFFAKRNAFDDDKKELIDARIAEYQTIIDKIKAIIKSKKLSQSFDEVKALQAEWKEIGRIPEETFKKLNEEYWQQCKSYYDQRKKGQKEASKNRDKSRKESLAQRKEVLAKLESLKEESLLSEKAPKVKSIQAEWKKCGPLSRKDNPEIHDQFLTLSREVQERQFVVELAKKKIKGFASKEGKERFQGLMKVTKDLLRRDESELASFKENMDKMHINKGSFVDMLESKLKTQQEKVAIKRSILKDIQAKIK; translated from the coding sequence TTGGATATACCTTTTGGACATATAGAAGACGGTAAGCTTTTTCGTAATGCAGTGGGCGATTTTGAGGAGATAGAATTGAAAATGCTCGAAGGAAATTCTACGGATGATTCCGTAGCTCATTACAAAGAGAGGTTTGACAAACTGGAATCAAAGTTTCAGGTAGTAGAAAAGAAAATTAACAATTCTGGTAACAAGGGATCGTTTTTGTCCAGTCTATTGAATATCCAGAGCCAGTTAGGGGCACACGAAGGTTTGGGTGATTATCAAGGGTTGAATGATAGGATTCAGCAATATGTGAATATGCTGGAGGATTATGTCGCTAAAAACCGTCAGAAGAACACTGATATCAAAACTGCTTTGTTGTTGGAATTGGAAGCCATCTTAGCTAACAACGATATCGAGGAGGCTTTTGAGCAGATCAAAGACCTAAAGGCTAGATGGATCAAGACGGGGAGTCCAAATGAAGAGGTAAAAGAAGAATTAGAGTCTAAATTCAAAGAAGGAGTAGACGGTTTCTTTGCCAAGCGAAATGCCTTCGATGATGATAAAAAGGAGTTGATTGATGCGCGAATTGCTGAATATCAAACCATTATAGATAAGATTAAGGCAATCATTAAATCTAAGAAATTGTCTCAATCTTTTGATGAGGTGAAAGCTTTGCAGGCCGAATGGAAGGAGATTGGCAGAATTCCGGAAGAAACATTCAAGAAATTGAATGAAGAATACTGGCAACAGTGTAAGTCGTACTATGACCAACGTAAAAAGGGTCAAAAAGAAGCCTCAAAGAATAGAGATAAATCAAGGAAGGAGAGTCTGGCTCAGCGCAAGGAGGTTCTCGCTAAACTTGAGTCTCTGAAGGAGGAGAGTCTATTATCAGAGAAAGCTCCAAAAGTGAAGAGTATACAAGCTGAATGGAAGAAATGTGGGCCCTTATCAAGGAAAGATAACCCTGAGATCCATGATCAGTTTTTGACACTATCTAGAGAAGTGCAAGAACGACAGTTTGTTGTAGAGTTGGCAAAAAAGAAAATCAAAGGATTCGCTTCCAAAGAAGGTAAGGAACGTTTTCAAGGCTTAATGAAGGTGACCAAGGATCTTTTGAGGCGAGATGAAAGCGAATTGGCCTCCTTTAAGGAGAATATGGACAAGATGCATATCAATAAGGGATCGTTCGTAGATATGTTAGAGTCTAAACTGAAAACACAGCAAGAGAAAGTAGCAATTAAGCGGTCCATTCTTAAAGATATTCAGGCCAAAATCAAATAA
- a CDS encoding DUF2795 domain-containing protein: MYWTLELASYLEDAPWPASKDELIDYSIRSGAPLEVVENLQELEDDGQPFENIEEIWPDYPTKEDFFFNEDEY; the protein is encoded by the coding sequence ATGTATTGGACATTAGAATTGGCGTCATACCTGGAAGATGCTCCTTGGCCTGCTTCAAAAGATGAGTTGATAGATTACTCAATTCGTTCTGGAGCTCCATTGGAAGTAGTTGAGAACCTTCAGGAATTAGAAGATGATGGTCAGCCCTTCGAGAACATTGAAGAGATATGGCCTGATTATCCAACTAAAGAAGATTTCTTCTTTAATGAGGACGAGTATTAA
- a CDS encoding 2-C-methyl-D-erythritol 4-phosphate cytidylyltransferase has protein sequence MKKYAIIVAGGSGSRMQSELPKQFLVLSGKPILLHTLEAFHLFDSEMELIVVLPETHSDTWELLKKEHQCNIPHMTIQGGDTRFDSVQNGLSSIIDQEGLVAIHDGARPLVSPQVIARTFESAEKNGNGIAAVALKDSLRTMVAGENQAVDRSSYLAIQTPQTFRLDLIKLAFDKAQGNAFTDDASVAEADGRKIHLVEGDYANIKVTTPEDLVIAEALLKHHKQ, from the coding sequence ATGAAAAAGTACGCCATCATAGTAGCTGGAGGATCAGGCAGCCGAATGCAATCTGAGCTGCCCAAGCAATTCCTTGTACTTTCCGGCAAGCCCATTCTCTTGCATACTTTGGAAGCCTTTCACCTCTTTGATTCTGAGATGGAACTGATCGTTGTGCTGCCCGAAACGCACTCTGATACCTGGGAGCTATTAAAAAAGGAACACCAGTGCAATATCCCACACATGACCATCCAGGGAGGCGACACAAGATTTGACTCTGTACAGAATGGTCTATCATCAATTATTGACCAGGAAGGATTGGTAGCTATACATGATGGCGCTAGACCATTGGTATCTCCTCAAGTCATCGCCAGAACTTTTGAATCTGCAGAAAAGAATGGAAATGGTATCGCTGCTGTTGCACTCAAGGACTCATTGAGGACTATGGTCGCTGGAGAAAACCAAGCAGTGGACAGGTCCTCCTACCTAGCTATACAAACGCCTCAAACCTTCAGACTGGATTTGATCAAATTGGCTTTTGATAAAGCCCAAGGGAACGCATTTACTGATGATGCCAGCGTAGCGGAAGCAGATGGAAGAAAAATTCATCTGGTAGAAGGGGACTATGCAAACATCAAAGTGACAACCCCCGAAGATTTAGTGATAGCAGAAGCACTTCTGAAACACCACAAACAATAA
- the queA gene encoding tRNA preQ1(34) S-adenosylmethionine ribosyltransferase-isomerase QueA yields MKLSEFKFDLPPGLLALYPTENRDESRMMVVHKDSGKIEHKIFKDFIEYFDEGDSVIINDTKVFPARLYGNKEKTGAKIEVFLLRELNKELHLWDVLVDPARKIRVGNKLYFGEGDLVAEVIDNTTSRGRTIRFLFDGTDEEFYKTIDELGETPLPKEIARKTEEEDRERFQTIYADKIGAVAAPTAGIHFTMQVLKRLELQGVDVSPITLHLGLGTFRPVDVEDLTKHKMDSENFIVPEPTAEIVNKVLDEKKNVCAVGTTVLRALESSVSANDRLKPNEGWTDKFIFPPYETKIVKSLLTNFHLPESTLLMNAAAFGGYELIMDAYQEAIKEKYRFFSYGDAMLII; encoded by the coding sequence ATGAAATTATCCGAATTTAAATTTGACCTGCCACCAGGGCTACTAGCTCTATATCCAACCGAAAATCGTGACGAATCCAGAATGATGGTAGTCCACAAAGACTCGGGTAAAATAGAGCACAAGATTTTCAAGGATTTTATCGAGTATTTTGATGAGGGTGATAGTGTTATCATCAATGACACTAAAGTGTTCCCAGCCAGACTTTATGGTAACAAGGAAAAGACTGGAGCTAAGATTGAAGTCTTTCTATTAAGAGAACTCAACAAAGAATTGCACCTATGGGATGTGTTGGTAGATCCAGCTAGAAAAATCCGTGTAGGCAATAAATTGTACTTCGGCGAGGGAGACCTGGTTGCTGAGGTAATTGACAATACTACTTCCAGAGGTAGAACCATCCGATTCCTTTTTGATGGAACAGATGAAGAATTCTATAAAACTATCGATGAGTTAGGTGAAACTCCCCTACCGAAAGAAATCGCTAGAAAAACAGAAGAAGAAGACAGAGAGCGTTTCCAAACGATCTACGCAGACAAAATCGGAGCTGTAGCAGCACCGACTGCCGGTATTCACTTCACTATGCAGGTATTGAAGAGATTAGAGTTACAGGGAGTTGATGTAAGCCCTATCACTTTGCATTTAGGTCTTGGTACTTTCAGACCTGTAGATGTAGAGGATTTGACTAAACACAAAATGGACTCAGAGAACTTCATCGTTCCTGAACCAACTGCGGAAATAGTTAATAAGGTACTAGATGAAAAGAAAAATGTATGTGCAGTGGGAACTACGGTGCTTAGAGCACTAGAATCTTCTGTATCTGCCAATGATCGTTTGAAACCAAACGAAGGATGGACTGACAAATTCATCTTCCCTCCTTACGAAACTAAAATAGTGAAGTCATTATTGACCAACTTCCACCTTCCAGAATCTACGCTGCTAATGAACGCAGCAGCTTTTGGAGGCTATGAGTTGATCATGGACGCCTATCAGGAGGCCATCAAAGAAAAATATCGATTCTTCAGTTATGGTGACGCCATGCTGATTATCTAA